Below is a genomic region from Ahaetulla prasina isolate Xishuangbanna chromosome 16, ASM2864084v1, whole genome shotgun sequence.
CAGATGAACTGATTTTTACCCACATATATGTGTCCCTGAAaatgagtggtgcagtggtttagaggtggagctctcgcctcaccatCAGAAGGCTGAGAGTTCTGTACCTAAGGGGTTCAGAATCCTGTCttctgggaggagaggggaaccTGTGATCCACAAGATCctgctgaactacaactcccagaaacccTTGGCTTGACCACTAATAAGAGATGATTGGAGTCCTTAACTGAGCAAGAGTTAGGCCTGGGTCCCTCAAACCGTTTTACTGCTTTGAAATACAGCTGATTCAAAAGGGAAAACAGCCTGTGTCCCCTCTCGGTCGGCAGGATTTAAATCAGGATAGCCAAAAATCATCTGCGATCTTTTTATATGTGAACACATGTTCCGACCGTCCCTGAAATACAGGCAGGTTTCGAGTTATGACTcattacttaacaactgtttgaaaTCACACCTGGCAATTGTAAAATGCTGTGCCAATATCTCTCactacaatcacatgaccacatttgggAGCTTGGCAAGGGACTTGCTTTTAGGGCCCGTTGCCGTGTGCCACAGTCAcgtgcaattattatttttttgctgattTCCACCAAAAAACATTCATTTGGAAGAACTGACTCATAcaactgtaaaggtaaaggttcccctcgcacatatgtgctagtcgtttctggctagaggggtggtgctcatctccgtttcaaagccgaagagccagcgctgtccaaagacgtctctgtggtcatgtggccagcatgactaaacaccaaagacacacagaacgctgttcccttcccaccaaaggaggtccctatttttctacttgcattttttatgtgctttcaaactgctaggttggcagaagctgggacaagtaacaggagctcaccctgttacacggcagcactagggattcgaaccaccaaactttctgctcgacaaactcaacgtcttagccactgatccaccGCGTCCCCATACAACTGTAGTGTTCGGTTAATGATCACTGCAAAAATTGTCATCAAATCATATACAATCCCATGGGTGCCTCAACTTAAGACCGTAACAACCTAATACCAGAAAtgcaatcccaattgtggttacaATTGCACCTGTAGCTTGCTCAAACTTTTAATATCTTTAAATAGCCTTTACAGAGATGAAAGAGAAAATATCAGGCTTCTGCTAGGGGAGTTCGTATATCGAAATTGGCATATTTTGCTGTAGGAGCACATCCTTACCTCCGTTCTCATACGGATTTGAGTAATAGTCTCCATAGTAGCCATTCCATCCACTTTTGGTGTTGTAATAGTCATCGGGATAATCTTGtcttgggggagagagagagagataagagaaatGATTGAAATTCATAAGTCCCAGCACGGATGTGATGCAGGTTGAAAAGTGCACTGGGATTTCTTATAGCTGAAACACATCAGCTAGTTTGTCTTTGGAgagtctccatcatccaggtcctggttgtcccaaaggtgcttttctcaggaggcaactggactttctggtttttccctcccttttgaagatgctttgcttcccatccaagaaacttcttcagctctgtctggatggtggtggggaatggaaggatccaccatccagtcagggctgaagaagcttcttggatgggaagcgaagcatcttcaaagaaaaacccagaacgtccagttgcctcctgcaaaaagcacctttgggacaccagcTAGCTGGTTCTTGAGAAATGCcagattcctctctctctcacacacacaaaatctgttttttcttcttcccagaGATCAAGATGTTTGTGTGAGTCCTGTCTATCTTTTGCAGTTCTTCCTCAGGACCAAAATTGGAagtgaatcagaatcagaatagagccgggagggaccttggaggtcttctagtccagccctctgctcaagaaggagttcctataccatttcagacaagtggctgcccagtctcttcttaaaaacctccagtgatgagaatgcccacaacgtctgaaggtgGAAGGTGATCGATTCTGGAAAGCAAAGACTGGTTGCCTTTTCAAAAGTCTGGttgcctttgagacaaccatgacctgggcgACTGAGCACCTCCATAAGCATAGGAGGATGTAAGGGCAATCAATCAAATATGACTCAATACATTTCTGGATCTCATGCTTTATAGGGCTAATTTTTAGGTACCCTGTACCGGTAAGCCCTCGATTTGTAACCAGTTGCCTTGTAACCATTTGAAGTCAGGATGGGCCtccccaaaaggtacttacaacCTGGCTCCGAAGTTACTGATGGCtgctccccctcccaccccatgCTCACATGAACACATTTTGGTGCTCGGCAACCAGACAGTATTTATTGCCATTTGCAATGTTCCATGGTTGTGGATTGACTTTATTTTTGCCAGGTTTAATAACAGTAAAGccagagtgtcaaactcaaggcccgcgggccaggggggtgcttagatctggtccacagggccgccctggaaacagcaaaggaccagcccacagtgcctctgcactccgttttcgctggcagagggttgcaggaggccatcgcagctgaaaatggagctcaggagcccgtttgcACTGCAGAGTGCTCGGGCTGCCACAGGTGCCTCCGACATGAGTGAAGTCGAGCTGGCCACTCCATccagcaccccccccccccgagggtcaaacacaatcctgatgcagccctcaatgaaattgaatttgacatccctgcagtAGAGTCAAGGTCTGGCTGTGACCAAAATTTCTGCACCAATGAGAAAGAGCAGCCTGTTTCAGCCCCTGGCCTTTCCTCATCATCTTTGAAAGTATCCAATTTCTCAAGGAATTCCACTAGTGAAGGAGAACTGCAACCACTCCACTAAGTGCAAGGAGAAAAGGACCTTGCAGTCTGCATAGGTGAGGTAAAGGATATTTAAGCAGGACTACCAGACAATCGATAAAATGTCTTTTATGAGAGAGGGCCAGGCACCAATGTGACCTCAAAGAAAACCTCAAAGGCCAGTAaaaaggctttccttgagccagcTTTCAGAAAATACATTCCTTTTTCAAGGGCTTTTTGGGAATGTCTGGGATTAACTGACCGGTCCTTGAAAAAGGAAGGCACTTTCCAGAGTGGGCCAAATAAAAGCATTCCCACTTCATGTCTCTCTTGTGAAAAAATACCTTCAGGAGGCCAGCGCTGGCCATCTGCTTACCTCGACTGGGGCCTGTCCGAAGTGTGGCTGGCTCTTGAACTGGGGCGCTCAGGTTCAGAATACCAGTAGCTCCTTGCGTCTCGATAGGCAGCAGACTGGTCATACTGGTTGTAGGAAGAGTTGTACTGGCCATACGCCTCCTCCGAGAGACAAGAAAGGTTACATTAACTCAGGAGCGAGTCAAAGAGGCAAGCCAAATATTTGGGCAGGCTCCTCTCTCAGCGGATGCAATTCCAAGTTGACAAAGGTGGTTTTAGAAGCGTCAACAAAGAACCCAAAGCAAAATTCCGGGTGTAAAATCAAACGATCACCAGTTGATTATAACCCAGCTGCCAAAGGCcaacaaatatataaatgaataggTAAGGAGCGGAGTCCTCTTGGGATCAGGACGATCATGATGATATCCCACATTCAGGGGCTTTCCCTGATTCCTGCCCTAAAACAACAGCTCTGTGGGATAGgctgggcagagagagagagagagagagagttggcttttttttcagtgccgttgtgacttttgattgaatggctgtaagtcaagggctacctgtatatttgTTTTAAGCATGAAATGTTTGGATGGCCCTTTTGCCAGAAATCCTCACCATCACCAATTGTTGGAGAGTTTTCTCCTACCCAAACCTTTTGTGCTTCCACCTAAATGAAGCCCCCATTCTCTTCCGTgggttttctcttccttttttgttgttgctctTTTCCTGCCATTTGTTGCCTTTGAAGCATACAAAAGCCAAAAGGGCTCTGAGGGGCTTGGATTGTCACTACCTGCCTCCCCCTGGAGGAGGCCTTGGAAGAcagaacctcctcctcctcctcctcctctctggccAATCATTCTGGTCTTCAGCAGAAACCCCTAGCCTGAAAAATGTCCTCTGCAATTGCTCCGGGTAGGAAGAGTTTTCACTGAAGAAATCCCCCTGACCGTGAATGCCTGCAGAGCATCTTCcgcctcagcccagcccacccaggatcatccccccacccccaccccgggggtggggggttccTCAAGAGAGTATGTTTCACTCTACCTGGTAGTAAAGGTGAGCAGCCCTAGGATCCACCGGTGGGTAGCTGTAGCTGTCATATGGGTtccggtagtagtagtagttaggGGGCGGGCCGTAGGCGTTTTGAGGGTTCTGCGAAGGGTATTGCTGCTCCTGGCGTGAAGGGGGACGAGCAGATTGGGGGCCACTCGGGGCTATGGATCCAGGAGGAAGAGGCGGCCCCATGCCAGAAGGGATGCGGGGGTCCTGCCTGAAGTCGGTGCCTGGCTGAGGATGGCTGGGAGGTGGGGGCGCTGAACTGCCTTCCAAGGGACCGCTGGGGCAAGGTTTCGGACTCGGCGCCTGAGCACAGGGGTTTCCAGGAGGCATCCGGAGGTTGGGGGAAGCGGAAGAGTGCCGAATAGCTGTGGGGACCTGCTCCAAGGGCGCCCCTCGATTGGAGGGCAAGGAAGGCCCCGAGTCCTTTGTTACCTGCCGATAGAACTGCTGTGGGCCTCGAGCCTGGGAGTCACTTGGGCCAGCCAGTCCGGGGGCCAGAGGAAACGCCTGGCTGCCCAAAAGGAGCTGGCCGGGCCCTGCCCTGCCATGCTCCTGAGACTTCGCTCCTGCCAAATCCAGAGGTTTGGAAAGCTCCTGGCAATGGGAAGCATTCTGAGACCAGCCGGGAAGGCTATTGCTGGGCTCCACAATGGGAGTCACGCCGCTGACATGGGAGAGAGGAACACCAGCTGCGGGTTGGCCAGCACTTTCCAAAGGCAGCCCTTCTGCAGCAGGGGGCTGGGGAGCTTCCATAGCTAAGTTGAGGGGGCCTTGAGACCCAGACTGAAGCAAGGATTTGGGGGTAGCAGTTTCAGCTGTGCTAAGCGGGCAGTGGAAGAAACTAGGATTTGAGTGAACTAAGCCACCAGGCGGGTTTTCCCCTGTCAAGCTGCAGCTCCTGCTCTTCCCCAGCAGAAGAGCGCCACTCATGCCCAGGTCCTTGGCCGAGGGGTTCATCTCGGGCTGGCCCAGCTGAAGGGCAAGAGAGGAACCGGCAGACGGGGCCAAGCTGCCAAACTGACTCGGTTGGGCAAGCAAGATCGGCTGGTTCTGAAGCGTCTCCGTCGGGGGCGAGGAAAGGAGGCTGGCATAACCCAGGCTTCCCTGAGACCCAACTGCCTCTTCGTCCCCCAGCTTGGGAGGGTTTTCCAAATTTTCAGACGGGAGGCTTCCGGCTTGAGACCCCAGCTTGCTTGGCAACACTTCCTCTGGGGGCTGGACCACCTGCGGAGATGGCTTGGCCGGGACATACACTGCAGGGGCGGCGGGGGCAAggagcacattgcccccaaaacTGGGCAGTTCATTATGCGCCCAAAGGGTGGTGGCTGGACTCTCGCACTTCTTTCCCAATCCCTGAGCTCTGGTGGTCGGTCTCTTCTCCATCCCTGCCCCACCAGAAGGGAGCTGCCGGGGGCTTCCGCTGCCGCCCGCGAGGGAGAGGGGCAAGGAGTGGGCTGGGGGCAGGAAGAGGGTTTCCAGGTTGTCAGGAGGTTGCTCCAGGTTCCCTGGGGAGGCCACTGCAACCGCAGAGCTTCTCTGGCTACTCCTTTGGTTGGGACGATCCTCTCGCAGCTCGGCCACCACCTTAGCCAGATCGGTCTCTGTGGGCTTCACTCCCAGGCTGTGGGCCCTGACTGGCTCGAAGGAGCTGTTGACACTGGTGTGAAACACTCCCATGGGTTTGGGGGGGCTCGGCGTCGGCACCTGGGAGGTGGGGCTGTGGTAATTTTTGCCAGGCTCCTGCTCCCCCACCTCTGCCCCCAGTGGAGAGGAGTCGATCTGCTTAAAAAAGCAGCGGGAAGCATCTTGCTCGGGCTTCCCGCTTTCCTGCTGAATGAACGTGCCTGGCTCTTGCGGTCGGGCTGTGCCAGCCGCGCTCCTGGGGCTCAAGTTGCTATAGTTGGACGAGACGCTGTCAGGCCGGATGGGCCGTGGGAACATGCTGGGGGCCTCCAGGTTGGGTCCTCCTTCCATGTGGCTCCCAACGTGGTTCTTGGGGAGTAGTGGGGCCAGAGAGGCGTAACGGCTGGAATCCAACGCTGTCCCCGGGGACGAAGGGTTCTGGGACAGGGGCTCCCTTGGCAAAACCTCCTGGTTCTGAACGCACTCCTGGTTTTCCACGTTTTCGTACTTCCCACTGGCAGAGCAGCTTCCTGCTTGCGGGATGAGGCTGGCTCGGTCCTCTCCCGGGAAGGGCGCCTTCTCACTGGCCTGCTGAATGACCGCCGTTCTAAGGAAGCGCTGGGCATCTGCTTCTTTCGGCGCTGCCTCTGCTGCCAGAGCCGCATTAGCCTGGGCTGGTGCAAAATGAGCCGGCACCCCTTGGGGGCCGTGCAAAGGCTGGTAATAGGTGTGGCCCATGGTCTGTTGGAAAGCATCCACATCCGGTCTGGTAGCGTGGCTGCTTGCTTCCGATGACAGTATCTCCTCGTTCTCAGCCTCGTCTCCCTTGAAGAACATGGAAATCGTCCCTACATCGGTCTCGTCTGGGCACTGCCTGCTCCCTGCCTCAGACACCCCTTGAGCCTGGCCAGGGGGGCTGTTTTCCTGAGAAGTGGGGTGACCCGAGGGATACGTCGCTTCCAGGGGCTGCAAGTAAAAGTGTTCTTGGGGAAGCTGGCCAGCCCAAGCACCGGTGCCCCCGGAGCTCTGCCAAGCGCTACTGGGGGGCAGAGTCACATTGGATGCCTCGGCAAGCATGTAGGGGGCCTGAGGGGCACCAGGGAACCCAGACTGATGAGGGGGAGTCGGGTGGCGATCCAGCTGGGGGCCCGGCTGGGAAACAGAGATGCTAGAATGGGCAGCACTCCCAAAGGCATTCCGGGACAGGGGCTCTGGGGAAGGCAAATACGCAGAGTTTTGGGGAGGCATCCACTGAGGCACCGTCTGCTGAAGGAGGGAGAAGGCCGGCAATGGTGGGGGGATTACACCGGGATTCCCTGGATTCCTACTGACGTCAGGCCCACCTGGCAGCCTGTCTGGGACAGAAGCCGAAAGAGAATTTTCAGGGCCGATTCTCATGGGCTGAGGCGGTTCCACTGTGGGACGTGGAGCGTGTTCTGTGCTTGGATGCATTTCGGTGCTGTTGGGAACCCCTTTGGGGAAGGATGACATGGAGGCCGACATGGAGGCTGTGGAAATGGAAAAAGAGCCCCCAGCTTCTGAGTGGGAGGCCGAGACAGACGTTAACGATGGAGTGGGCGCCTGAGGAAGGTGCCCAGAAGAGAGGTGAAGGGGAGCAGTCGATGGAGGGAAAGCCAATGAAGAAGAGCCTGGGTCTCCGTGGGGCGCATTGCTCAGTGGGGAACTCCGGGGACCTTGTTTGCCGAAGGCAAAGGGGTCTGTCACTGGTTGCACAGGTCCAgttgccgctgctgctgctgctgaggtgGGAGCGTTTGCACGCCTCCCATAGGGGCCATTTCGCCAATGCATGTTCCAGGAGGGGGCAAGGGGAGGAGGACCTCCGACCCCCGGGGGGGCTGTCTGAGGAGGGGGCTGCATGATCAAAGTGGAGTCAAGTCACTTCCCACCTGAAGAGGAGCAGTAGATGGAGCGGGGCAGGCTTGCCTTCATATGCACAAGCTGGAGCGAAGAAGACAGAAAAGTGGAATTAGTAACTGGCATACTTCTCAATATATAACTGCTCACTCAGTCATCATGTGAAGTTGTGATAACACTAAACGAATGGTGGTTACAACTGACGCTTGCAGCTCTGGCTGTTCCAGCTTCTCCACTACTGTGTGATGGCCAGTTTCAAGCCCTCCTGGTGGCGTCCctagaaagtcagtggggaagcaggcaaggaaggttgcaagcCTCTGGGATAGGACTTCCTTACATGCGCTTCCTCTTTCAGCCCCATTGTGCCTCCCACGCTCCTGTGCACCTCTCCACACTCACAGCACCCTCGTGCATCCTCCCAGACCTGCATGGTGCCTCTTGGGT
It encodes:
- the SEC16A gene encoding protein transport protein Sec16A isoform X3, which translates into the protein MQPPPQTAPPGVGGPPPLAPSWNMHWRNGPYGRRANAPTSAAAAAATGPVQPVTDPFAFGKQGPRSSPLSNAPHGDPGSSSLAFPPSTAPLHLSSGHLPQAPTPSLTSVSASHSEAGGSFSISTASMSASMSSFPKGVPNSTEMHPSTEHAPRPTVEPPQPMRIGPENSLSASVPDRLPGGPDVSRNPGNPGVIPPPLPAFSLLQQTVPQWMPPQNSAYLPSPEPLSRNAFGSAAHSSISVSQPGPQLDRHPTPPHQSGFPGAPQAPYMLAEASNVTLPPSSAWQSSGGTGAWAGQLPQEHFYLQPLEATYPSGHPTSQENSPPGQAQGVSEAGSRQCPDETDVGTISMFFKGDEAENEEILSSEASSHATRPDVDAFQQTMGHTYYQPLHGPQGVPAHFAPAQANAALAAEAAPKEADAQRFLRTAVIQQASEKAPFPGEDRASLIPQAGSCSASGKYENVENQECVQNQEVLPREPLSQNPSSPGTALDSSRYASLAPLLPKNHVGSHMEGGPNLEAPSMFPRPIRPDSVSSNYSNLSPRSAAGTARPQEPGTFIQQESGKPEQDASRCFFKQIDSSPLGAEVGEQEPGKNYHSPTSQVPTPSPPKPMGVFHTSVNSSFEPVRAHSLGVKPTETDLAKVVAELREDRPNQRSSQRSSAVAVASPGNLEQPPDNLETLFLPPAHSLPLSLAGGSGSPRQLPSGGAGMEKRPTTRAQGLGKKCESPATTLWAHNELPSFGGNVLLAPAAPAVYVPAKPSPQVVQPPEEVLPSKLGSQAGSLPSENLENPPKLGDEEAVGSQGSLGYASLLSSPPTETLQNQPILLAQPSQFGSLAPSAGSSLALQLGQPEMNPSAKDLGMSGALLLGKSRSCSLTGENPPGGLVHSNPSFFHCPLSTAETATPKSLLQSGSQGPLNLAMEAPQPPAAEGLPLESAGQPAAGVPLSHVSGVTPIVEPSNSLPGWSQNASHCQELSKPLDLAGAKSQEHGRAGPGQLLLGSQAFPLAPGLAGPSDSQARGPQQFYRQVTKDSGPSLPSNRGAPLEQVPTAIRHSSASPNLRMPPGNPCAQAPSPKPCPSGPLEGSSAPPPPSHPQPGTDFRQDPRIPSGMGPPLPPGSIAPSGPQSARPPSRQEQQYPSQNPQNAYGPPPNYYYYRNPYDSYSYPPVDPRAAHLYYQAYGQYNSSYNQYDQSAAYRDARSYWYSEPERPSSRASHTSDRPQSRQDYPDDYYNTKSGWNGYYGDYYSNPYENGDRYSSNYDARFRDPRLYDQRYWYNTDQSLYQKREAYQQGNSSDRYEDHWRYDPRFVSSFDDDLEPRRDPYGDDSDWRSVHSEHSGHSVHSSHSLRSRQSSFSSRSQQSQRYRSNHDLSVNAYDGDPQPTSLHADYSSGGYYINQPSLNSYNSVAQIPWAGVEQVPSRPLTPEKFSVPHVCAKFGPGGQLIKVLPNLPSEGQPALVEIHSMEMVMQHSSEQEEMRAFPGPLTKDDTHKVDVINYAQNKATRCSQNDALIDKESARLLWDFVVLLCRQNGTVVGTDIAELLLQDHKTVWLPGKSPNEANLIDFTNEAVEHMPEESGEAQLSFLTDSLIATIDSLEKETERFRELLLYGRKKDALESAMKHGLWGHALLLASKMDSRTHARVMTRFANSLPINDPLQTVYQLMSGRMPAASTCCGDEKWGDWRPHLAMVLSNLTNNTDVESRTIVTMGDTLASKGLLDAAHFCYLMAQEGFGVYTKKTTKLVLIGANHSLPFLKFASNEAIQRTETYEYAQSLGTQPCSLPNFQVFKFIYACRLAEMGLIAQAFHYCEVISKAILTNPGCYSPVLISQVIQISSQLRLFDPQIKEKPEQELFIEPNWLIHLRHLDGQIKEGSFGYCVGRVTPQQYSSSTPSSEHDHISQNEGLGGGLDVSSNNPLLASLLPNMVQPVQLMPSAPPTILDGSVALTPPSQQEPSATVPFCSMGPAPGSLNQYGAEVNPMYGGSAVLPAGLPPQGPELQPHEGTHHEAGVTEPPVWKAAPKSGEEDFYGKMAIMGPGRRSRSTSQSSAHMGLGRRSRTTSESSVHSVGRERRNSAAKQPSPPPPSIPERKKTPKEAKKELAPQKSGGNWLSWLMGKSKHEAHLPDDKNKSIVWDEKKQRWINLDEPEEESKPPPPPPTGFPQAAPSGLAGPPNASVNKFSRRAAGSKVRYVDIMNPSKAKSPVPALAPADLFAPLAPMPIPANMFVPNSVPEEQTPLEGGVAQDQMAPGNNTNPESTGEVPYLNSASFPPGPELPVSNPGDAQSGELSRSSSMSSLSREVSQHLNQASSGDPSTGAVQFYNPSQFAQPSAAPASSRLGRFGQRKYPTLK
- the SEC16A gene encoding protein transport protein Sec16A isoform X6, with amino-acid sequence MQPPPQTAPPGVGGPPPLAPSWNMHWRNGPYGRRANAPTSAAAAAATGPVQPVTDPFAFGKQGPRSSPLSNAPHGDPGSSSLAFPPSTAPLHLSSGHLPQAPTPSLTSVSASHSEAGGSFSISTASMSASMSSFPKGVPNSTEMHPSTEHAPRPTVEPPQPMRIGPENSLSASVPDRLPGGPDVSRNPGNPGVIPPPLPAFSLLQQTVPQWMPPQNSAYLPSPEPLSRNAFGSAAHSSISVSQPGPQLDRHPTPPHQSGFPGAPQAPYMLAEASNVTLPPSSAWQSSGGTGAWAGQLPQEHFYLQPLEATYPSGHPTSQENSPPGQAQGVSEAGSRQCPDETDVGTISMFFKGDEAENEEILSSEASSHATRPDVDAFQQTMGHTYYQPLHGPQGVPAHFAPAQANAALAAEAAPKEADAQRFLRTAVIQQASEKAPFPGEDRASLIPQAGSCSASGKYENVENQECVQNQEVLPREPLSQNPSSPGTALDSSRYASLAPLLPKNHVGSHMEGGPNLEAPSMFPRPIRPDSVSSNYSNLSPRSAAGTARPQEPGTFIQQESGKPEQDASRCFFKQIDSSPLGAEVGEQEPGKNYHSPTSQVPTPSPPKPMGVFHTSVNSSFEPVRAHSLGVKPTETDLAKVVAELREDRPNQRSSQRSSAVAVASPGNLEQPPDNLETLFLPPAHSLPLSLAGGSGSPRQLPSGGAGMEKRPTTRAQGLGKKCESPATTLWAHNELPSFGGNVLLAPAAPAVYVPAKPSPQVVQPPEEVLPSKLGSQAGSLPSENLENPPKLGDEEAVGSQGSLGYASLLSSPPTETLQNQPILLAQPSQFGSLAPSAGSSLALQLGQPEMNPSAKDLGMSGALLLGKSRSCSLTGENPPGGLVHSNPSFFHCPLSTAETATPKSLLQSGSQGPLNLAMEAPQPPAAEGLPLESAGQPAAGVPLSHVSGVTPIVEPSNSLPGWSQNASHCQELSKPLDLAGAKSQEHGRAGPGQLLLGSQAFPLAPGLAGPSDSQARGPQQFYRQVTKDSGPSLPSNRGAPLEQVPTAIRHSSASPNLRMPPGNPCAQAPSPKPCPSGPLEGSSAPPPPSHPQPGTDFRQDPRIPSGMGPPLPPGSIAPSGPQSARPPSRQEQQYPSQNPQNAYGPPPNYYYYRNPYDSYSYPPVDPRAAHLYYQEAYGQYNSSYNQYDQSAAYRDARSYWYSEPERPSSRASHTSDRPQSRQDYPDDYYNTKSGWNGYYGDYYSNPYENGDRYSSNYDARFRDPRLYDQRYWYNTDQSLYQKREAYQQGNSSDRYEDHWRYDPRFVSSFDDDLEPRRDPYGDDSDWRSVHSEHSGHSVHSSHSLRSRQSSFSSRSQQSQRYRSNHDLSVNAYDGDPQPTSLHADYSSGGYYINQPSLNSYNSVAQIPWAGVEQVPSRPLTPEKFSVPHVCAKFGPGGQLIKVLPNLPSEGQPALVEIHSMEMVMQHSSEQEEMRAFPGPLTKDDTHKVDVINYAQNKATRCSQNDALIDKESARLLWDFVVLLCRQNGTVVGTDIAELLLQDHKTVWLPGKSPNEANLIDFTNEAVEHMPEESGEAQLSFLTDSLIATIDSLEKETERFRELLLYGRKKDALESAMKHGLWGHALLLASKMDSRTHARVMTRFANSLPINDPLQTVYQLMSGRMPAASTCCGDEKWGDWRPHLAMVLSNLTNNTDVESRTIVTMGDTLASKGLLDAAHFCYLMAQEGFGVYTKKTTKLVLIGANHSLPFLKFASNEAIQRTETYEYAQSLGTQPCSLPNFQVFKFIYACRLAEMGLIAQAFHYCEVISKAILTNPGCYSPVLISQVIQISSQLRLFDPQIKEKPEQELFIEPNWLIHLRHLDGQIKEGSFGYCVGRVTPQQYSSSTPSSEHDHISQNEGLGGGLDVSSNNPLLASLLPNMVQPVQLMPSGVTEPPVWKAAPKSGEEDFYGKMAIMGPGRRSRSTSQSSAHMGLGRRSRTTSESSVHSVGRERRNSAAKQPSPPPPSIPERKKTPKEAKKELAPQKSGGNWLSWLMGKSKHEAHLPDDKNKSIVWDEKKQRWINLDEPEEESKPPPPPPTGFPQAAPSGLAGPPNASVNKFSRRAAGSKVRYVDIMNPSKAKSPVPALAPADLFAPLAPMPIPANMFVPNSVPEEQTPLEGGVAQDQMAPGNNTNPESTGEVPYLNSASFPPGPELPVSNPGDAQSGELSRSSSMSSLSREVSQHLNQASSGDPSTGAVQFYNPSQFAQPSAAPASSRLGRFGQRKYPTLK
- the SEC16A gene encoding protein transport protein Sec16A isoform X5 translates to MQPPPQTAPPGVGGPPPLAPSWNMHWRNGPYGRRANAPTSAAAAAATGPVQPVTDPFAFGKQGPRSSPLSNAPHGDPGSSSLAFPPSTAPLHLSSGHLPQAPTPSLTSVSASHSEAGGSFSISTASMSASMSSFPKGVPNSTEMHPSTEHAPRPTVEPPQPMRIGPENSLSASVPDRLPGGPDVSRNPGNPGVIPPPLPAFSLLQQTVPQWMPPQNSAYLPSPEPLSRNAFGSAAHSSISVSQPGPQLDRHPTPPHQSGFPGAPQAPYMLAEASNVTLPPSSAWQSSGGTGAWAGQLPQEHFYLQPLEATYPSGHPTSQENSPPGQAQGVSEAGSRQCPDETDVGTISMFFKGDEAENEEILSSEASSHATRPDVDAFQQTMGHTYYQPLHGPQGVPAHFAPAQANAALAAEAAPKEADAQRFLRTAVIQQASEKAPFPGEDRASLIPQAGSCSASGKYENVENQECVQNQEVLPREPLSQNPSSPGTALDSSRYASLAPLLPKNHVGSHMEGGPNLEAPSMFPRPIRPDSVSSNYSNLSPRSAAGTARPQEPGTFIQQESGKPEQDASRCFFKQIDSSPLGAEVGEQEPGKNYHSPTSQVPTPSPPKPMGVFHTSVNSSFEPVRAHSLGVKPTETDLAKVVAELREDRPNQRSSQRSSAVAVASPGNLEQPPDNLETLFLPPAHSLPLSLAGGSGSPRQLPSGGAGMEKRPTTRAQGLGKKCESPATTLWAHNELPSFGGNVLLAPAAPAVYVPAKPSPQVVQPPEEVLPSKLGSQAGSLPSENLENPPKLGDEEAVGSQGSLGYASLLSSPPTETLQNQPILLAQPSQFGSLAPSAGSSLALQLGQPEMNPSAKDLGMSGALLLGKSRSCSLTGENPPGGLVHSNPSFFHCPLSTAETATPKSLLQSGSQGPLNLAMEAPQPPAAEGLPLESAGQPAAGVPLSHVSGVTPIVEPSNSLPGWSQNASHCQELSKPLDLAGAKSQEHGRAGPGQLLLGSQAFPLAPGLAGPSDSQARGPQQFYRQVTKDSGPSLPSNRGAPLEQVPTAIRHSSASPNLRMPPGNPCAQAPSPKPCPSGPLEGSSAPPPPSHPQPGTDFRQDPRIPSGMGPPLPPGSIAPSGPQSARPPSRQEQQYPSQNPQNAYGPPPNYYYYRNPYDSYSYPPVDPRAAHLYYQEAYGQYNSSYNQYDQSAAYRDARSYWYSEPERPSSRASHTSDRPQSRQDYPDDYYNTKSGWNGYYGDYYSNPYENGDRYSSNYDARFRDPRLYDQRYWYNTDQSLYQKREAYQQGNSSDRYEDHWRYDPRFVSSFDDDLEPRRDPYGDDSDWRSVHSEHSGHSVHSSHSLRSRQSSFSSRSQQSQRYRSNHDLSVNAYDGDPQPTSLHADYSSGGYYINQPSLNSYNSVAQIPWAGVEQVPSRPLTPEKFSVPHVCAKFGPGGQLIKVLPNLPSEGQPALVEIHSMEMVMQHSSEQEEMRAFPGPLTKDDTHKVDVINYAQNKATRCSQNDALIDKESARLLWDFVVLLCRQNGTVVGTDIAELLLQDHKTVWLPGKSPNEANLIDFTNEAVEHMPEESGEAQLSFLTDSLIATIDSLEKETERFRELLLYGRKKDALESAMKHGLWGHALLLASKMDSRTHARVMTRFANSLPINDPLQTVYQLMSGRMPAASTCCGDEKWGDWRPHLAMVLSNLTNNTDVESRTIVTMGDTLASKGLLDAAHFCYLMAQEGFGVYTKKTTKLVLIGANHSLPFLKFASNEAIQRTETYEYAQSLGTQPCSLPNFQVFKFIYACRLAEMGLIAQAFHYCEVISKAILTNPGCYSPVLISQVIQISSQLRLFDPQIKEKPEQELFIEPNWLIHLRHLDGQIKEGSFGYCVGRVTPQQYSSSTPSSEHDHISQNEGLGGGLDVSSNNPLLASLLPNMVQPVQLMPSAPPTILDGSVALTPPSQQEPSATVPFCSMGPAPGSLNQYGAEVNPMYGGSAVLPAGLPPQGPELQPHEGTHHEAGVTEPPVWKAAPKSGEEDFYGKMAIMGPGRRSRSTSQSSAHMGLGRRSRTTSESSVHSVGRERRNSAAKQPSPPPPSIPERKKTPKEAKKELAPQKSGGNWLSWLMGKSKHEAHLPDDKNKSIVWDEKKQRWINLDEPEEESKPPPPPPTGFPQAAPSGLAGPPNASVNKFSRRAAGSKVRYVDIMNPSKAKSPVPALAPADLFAPLAPMPIPANMFVPNSVPEEQTPLEGGVAQDQMAPGNNTNPESTGEVPYLNSASFPPGPELPVSNPGDAQSGEASSGDPSTGAVQFYNPSQFAQPSAAPASSRLGRFGQRKYPTLK